A genomic region of Bactrocera dorsalis isolate Fly_Bdor chromosome 3, ASM2337382v1, whole genome shotgun sequence contains the following coding sequences:
- the LOC105222299 gene encoding uncharacterized protein LOC105222299 — translation MDEIEYLEEYEDLILPTMSTQTATTKSRNRTNLVTMPDDEDSSSIDQDIFDSLFDDNSDDESVMHKKGPAKLSQRSEHSSRYSRVSMDSLDMLVKELGEPFNSNADGSKSANKPQPKQSNVKVTQPNKTVQKSTTTTTMAKGTNSPTPVSSVSMKTNKTEAAKTIVERNNKTKSVATVRPTVQQNLGQASASTKLINSNDNALPTTRILQSNRSGGIQNAKITSGSTNSAKVDSPTPSTSRKQISAATSTTDGNSNSLNSSKHNTPMTGSKRIIERSQTTIIKPEKPQIKDPAEDPLSLENIENESDSDTDSFIYSDVSADTFVTLSDVDYDERHIIELSNDSNYERANLDKIRGSTPSPTVSDDYKSDKEDTPTKMTSKFEENSKEGSVLERNANVTSKFRVRQYVDAEVTSSRQRKQETPNISNDKLSNAEINSTSKDTLLERIDTVLSVGNDKAEELKLNAKHIDKVEPEVEDVIDSKDEAKDKTDNMPESSNACMDGMPIVKPGVIQEPSTTETMEIDLGEIVEEDVEKEKNNVENKIKESTIEESKEMPDYDRTTNDAINVTTNEKADDVMQNLPTTENIDESVHQLEVISEQVVETVESAETNENLNTKQNDTECATNACNEREVSERNANELQEAAVSVENATNKTPNICNEDEVGNVVAEVAPKKVADERNSNSAIKTDGENVKSQDDENKIEKDDTKALAEKDIDQENFELNTGEETNAELQLEIHEEQNEIIAAYATKQTKETENSEKYEVKNESSSENSKPQKENEKDCATSSKNAKASQETVKKIRGTDKQRVSLRRSQTPMSTKFTESKSQIVAKKPTEKESKSTNDTKEAASKASDEADVEKVVDDVYISDTKKDSTVVSKGGKSNEDIDSVNMEEVGKGSQSSRDKSNTQKTDNKIDDKSKSMSKSNIETDKTSSEIQYRKSRYDKKEEVLRAVSNSERSERAQTPRIKKIQKTPSEVAEPQSVCGKQEVSEAEHSSTVKDVDEKKLIKEVTAETQPKPEDMMRLEKCKTPELTPRHDRRVRGLVVSLKKTDLSKVLNEKLLRKINTQAKCEMPTDVKESETAADANIEKAKIDSKEQEMPTVTTKSRSKEPLSSNIKKKDYSIEKSAEERNKDLKVENTTEKAKEDIKHDNLKDKADISRRDEKSGDYSKRYSKYETPRSKSRRDRSTDKSVEKVSEHSKYMKVEDKAEHSSKEICNKASKDSRLEKFADDTKRYSRGEKIPERSKRESKYERSTDRAKKESKEENPSEKLKTESKDSTDRTKKTSKEGKSMSDRKYETEMKESKEKPEYKMRGDSKEERSKSSSKRSTERAKEGSNEGKAAEKTKTDSRESMEIPKKGPKEEKFYEKSKRNSTETFDDKRKRDSTDEKSGEKIKGESKDYTHRTNKGSNEAKSTRLSRYDKSIERSKKDSKDEKSEINVNKASNQKRSSAEAKIESKHEKSADRSRKDLKEEKVRGDSIDRSKKDEKSEIYATKVSNEEKTSEEAKIESKHEKFAERSRRVSKEEKGKGVSKGEKTSASTRVDYKESKNSEQSKSDSKLEKSTDKEKKDSKSKESETKATIISKEDKPTDKTIEDLEKIQEVKAKSEDDKITDYRLLKWKTEKYTRKTKSTTDTTTVSESELNVEKESKNGTCEAKQSNVLTLTETETGDKKTIGQNSALSEELNMESNTDSTEPETTENCEEESESRLIDSTVESRKEDVEVIKEKGDANDNVNTSQVEQNDNKGYAMSENVDNTRNERCESQKPNESKLEYQVNKETKETTLSTKKAGKETAISGSTEKAEGITAATENTDKSKEDGFVTNSASEKYVSRRGKFYKTREKKAEIKNEEVSAEKEGPEAKTETKNEDAFAEKGPEAKTVAENSEGTVEKKVEKEKEQKSSQKQEENKTEIVENNDVGKWEITNVAESVQKVLQATKIDENATKKRAKSRRVAETTHKQEITNAEVEVEEEITKNQRKKTDITIENKNVAESTDGKAATKIVGSADKLGNPNDTQTVDESANENLNKEVIVEDAALNADEIKHDQAKVNAKTQTADENANKNVNAQSVNTTEKNDSSQTHGDNNVANMDAKTEPKGDTENTDQSSKQEFSTQQTPTTKEKCAVESEKESATGSGGSRTTKHNRIRHNADIKIISQSPQLQSADEDEHEGATRRSMRTRAADHSPSIKNETHKKGAKATANQTPISANATQKLQKEQPNSSRNATATQTTNLTRKRMRDLTPNTLDENNEQEKSLSKKLKWESVRKSSRIHHDDVDTSEGEPDAAALAQRGVKSFSAKESPASISAQEKQSKSTKSSKSTHESATNVATKHSTASENKQSLTGDNLKTSKTREKSMNTSHSDNKTHTPEMKRKQEHEKLPTTTTSTEPGKKRRAELENTQQSVKKLARANDETTQQQKNNTSTTETRTSKSAVKQVASTPTGTPTAATRIDTKADHAHGSTATEDTDPLQLPVKRFKRLQAIDGYDTVNISEERKESRAEELDHKNVTSKRKSLRAAGPTDSTKTAETPHKSTPKQQIQQQQQQQQKHQQLQQQQKQHPPQQQNKQQQQQQRAVPAKQVEATTVSLKDRKIFVPNRTGEDAMSTDKGSSSKSPTKSPGSKVITFKEWLEQQKKNTSEDGGEEVLFEPDESAIRMDNIATATTTEPNRGNLSASEVRNVAEQKPNEAAVVQTADAVVSASKSPTKKTNVRDANKRKRQTEAVSNETKGVAIELPKQTPPAAKYGRIEKVVTPAAAQFKRPSLPQRVSRLTPSRFNNRPTTQADGRAGVHGTHQRPRKLTVQQFDTKIKLRKLRVRINRSTVAAYFKNLNLKVKKQAVENPVITSSHSGTDIRLSESEAKPTEPSQKRSSQKDPLAPAKKRIVSQPTTATTPLQLPTLTARPNVICAAESNDALKSSPAAMPALTKVPPSVEQKSPTKSQENTDASQTEAADQQFGSTEELSLLTPMKCVTVPQSTNNSSRSQQQQQQQQQIASTGAEVMREKRSSTTSSSDASVTQRSQSTGKQTNSSSSSTITAASTASIANDTQLPFTPVVPKEEVVDEHTTPAQQAAGGITSGASADNAPTTNSLASRTLAIAAATNSALNQTPTNDPSGYYGLTPTQLDSNGTRLYSFLHPAKYNRNHGCVLLDYCCPNLDGPMPAIDPTRIHAQVQAGVRELPAYIVMSTKLITRADLEANKNVIPASIRQKVEKITADATNTPTNQTSVPTMASGAPNTVVAKVTPVAPPVPVSKPTTSTTALTPTITALQKHLPSTTVITPKLMPSTSTLTVATLANATSQLPTVSDYQRSLLRTSIRQFDARLKKYYYRIAMLSFSERQTIIDSMINSTTLTPKDVDCAVRLIDEYAAQIDRATTTSTTNVTSPAIQSVSKSITTQTTNTVVRTTTIQQQSQKSNLQSSKTQVAVLDKDNSLLGYQLAASPMPMNKSSISTRSSIMSTSITGSMNTSLPTVTTTSSIVLPTLKATQASPRIFYTKPPMQTSTPIATTTSNANTPLNDGKITSLRSTPRMGRELTIRQIPQKLNSVSVSSPTATGTLPTRRLPTLTRNPHLTAGSSAEKSISETITTRSAVTISTAPKRMTRATAAAKVVVITQNTDGNSAPQDECILPDGHENTEIKREKVDDDFVGGN, via the exons atggacgaaattgaATACCTAGAAGAGTACGAAGATTTAATTCTACCAA CAATGAGTACTCAAACTGCAACTACTAAAAGTCGTAACAGGACTAATCTTGTTACTATGCCAGATGATGAAGACTCTTCTTCTATAGATCAAGATATTTTCGACAGTTTATTCGATGATAACTCGGACGACGAGTCTGTAATGCATAAAAAAG ggCCTGCAAAACTGAGTCAGCGTAGTGAACACAGTTCACGATATTCTCGCGTTTCCATGGACTCGCTCGATATGCTTGTAAAAGAATTag GTGAGCCATTCAATTCAAATGCAGATGGTTCGAAATCAGCTAATAAACCCCAACCTAAACAAAGCAATGTTAAGGTTACTCAACCCAACAAAACAGTACAAAAAT ctacaacaacaactacaatggcAAAAGGTACCAACTCACCAACGCCTGTATCTAGTGTTAgcatgaaaacaaacaaaacagaaGCAGCTAAAACAATTGTGGAACGCAATAACAAAACTAAATCCGTAGCTACGGTAAGGCCAACAGTACAACAGAATCTGGGCCAAGCATCAGCATCAACAAAGTTAATAAATTCAAATGAT aacGCGTTGCCAACAACACGCATATTACAAAGCAATAGAAGTGGTGGTATACAAAATGCGAAAATAACTAGTGGTTCCACAAATTCAGCTAAGGTAGACTCGCCCACTCCGTCAACATCGCGTAAACAAATTTCAGCTGCTACTTCAACAACCGACGGTAACAGTAATTCGCTTAACAGTAGCAAGCATAACACGCCAATGACAGGGTCTAAGCGAATTATTGAACGTTCGCAGACAACCATTATAAAACCTGAGAAACCACAAATTAAAGATCCCGCAGAAGATCCTTTAA gtttggaaaatattgaaaatgaatcGGACAGCGATACTGATTCGTTTATATACTCCGATGTATCTGCTGATACATTCGTTACGTTGAGTGATGTGGACTATGATGAACGCCATATTATTGAATTGTCTAACGACTCCAACTATGAACGTGCTAATCTAG ACAAAATACGTGGGTCAACGCCTTCCCCCACAGTTTCTGATGATTATAAAAGTGATAAGGAGGATACACCGACAAAAATGACGTCGAAATTTGAGGAAAATTCTAAGGAGGGCTCTGTATTGGAAAGAAATGCAAATGTTACGTCAAAATTTCGAGTGCGACAGTATGTTGACGCCGAGGTAACATCAAGTCGTCAACGAAAACAAGAAACGCCTAATATTTCGAATGATAAATTGTCGAATGCGGAAATAAATTCAACATCAAAGGATACGCTATTGGAGCGTATAGATACTGTGCTATCCGTAGGAAATGATAAAGCAGAGGAGCTTAAATTAAATGCGAAACATATTGATAAAGTCGAACCTGAAGTTGAAGATGTAATTGATAGTAAAGATGAGGCCAAAGATAAAACCGATAATATGCCAGAAAgttcaaatgcttgtatggatgGCATGCCGATTGTGAAGCCAGGAGTAATTCAAG AGCCATCCACAACTGAAACAATGGAAATCGATTTGGGAGAAATTGTGGAGGAAGacgttgaaaaagaaaaaaataatgtggaaaataaaattaaggaaagTACTATTGAAGAAAGTAAGGAAATGCCAGATTATGATAGAACTACTAATGACGCAATAAATGTTacaacaaatgaaaaagctGATGATGTAATGCAGAACTTGCCAACTActgaaaatattgatgaatCTGTGCACCAACTAGAAGTCATAAGTGAGCAGGTTGTCGAAACGGTGGAGAGCGCTGAGAcaaacgaaaacttaaatacaaaacaaaatgacACCGAGTGCGCTACAAATGCGTGCAACGAAAGAGAAGTGAGCGAAAGAAATGCTAATGAACTGCAAGAAGCGGCTGTTTCAGTAGAAAATGCAACTAATAAAACTccaaatatttgtaatgaagATGAAGTGGGAAATGTAGTGGCAGAAGTAGCTCCTAAAAAGGTGGCAGATGAAAGGAATAGCAATAGTGCGATAAAAACAGATGGCGAAAATGTTAAAAGCCAAGATGacgaaaacaaaatagaaaaggATGATACCAAAGCGCTTGCCGAAAAAGACATCGATCAAGAAAATTTCGAGCTGAACACGGGAGAGGAAACAAATGCAGAGTTGCAATTGGAGATACACGaagaacaaaatgaaataatagcTGCATATGCTACGAAACAAACTAAGGAGACTGAAAATAGCGAAAAGTATGAAGTTAAAAATGAAAGCTCGTCAGAAAACTCAAAACCACAAAAGGAGAATGAGAAAGACTGTGCGACCAGCTCGAAAAATGCCAAAGCCTCGCAAGAAACTGTTAAGAAAATCCGTGGAACGGATAAACAACGGGTGAGCCTAAGACGTTCACAGACACCCATGAGTACCAAATTTACGGAAAGTAAATCGCAGATTGTTGCCAAGAAACCAACCGAGAAAGAATCTAAATCTACCAATGATACGAAGGAAGCTGCATCAAAAGCTAGTGATGAAGCAGATGTAGAAAAAGTGGTGGATGATGTGTATATATCGGACACAAAGAAAGATTCAACGGTTGTATCTAAAGGTGGCAAATCGAATGAAGATATCGACAGTGTCAATATGGAAGAAGTGGGAAAAGGGTCACAATCTAGCAGGGACAAAAGTAATACACAAAAAACGGATAACAAAATTGATGATAAAAGCAAGAGTATGAGTAAATCCAATATAGAGACGGATAAAACAAGTTCTGAAATACAATACAGGAAGTCTAGATACGATAAAAAGGAGGAGGTTTTACGAGCAGTTTCGAATAGTGAACGCAGCGAACGAGCTCAAACGCCTCgtatcaaaaaaattcaaaaaactccAAGCGAAGTAGCAGAACCACAATCTGTATGTGGAAAGCAAGAAGTTAGTGAGGCAGAACATAGCAGCACAGTAAAAGATGTAGATGAAAAGAAACTCATAAAAGAGGTTACAGCAGAGACACAACCTAAACCCGAAGATATGATGCGCTTAGAAAAGTGCAAAACGCCTGAATTGACACCAAGACACGATAGAAGAGTGCGTGGACTAGTGGTCTCCTTGAAGAAAACCGATTTATCAAAAGTTcttaatgaaaaacttttacgTAAAATAAACACCCAAGCAAAATGTGAAATGCCAACTGATGTAAAGGAGAGTGAAACAGCAGCCGACGCAAACATAGAAAAAGCCAAAATAGACTCGAAAGAGCAAGAAATGCCGACGGTTACAACAAAAAGTAGATCGAAGGAGCCATTGTCttcaaatataaagaaaaaagattATTCCATTGAAAAATCAGCAGAAGAAAGAAACAAAGATTTAAAAGTCGAAAATACTACAGAGAAAGCGAAAGAAGATATTAAACACGATAATCTTAAAGATAAAGCTGATATATCTAGGAGAGATGAAAAATCGGGCGATTACTCAAAGAGGTATTCTAAATATGAAACACCTAGAAGTAAAAGCAGGCGAGATCGAAGTACTGATAAATCTGTAGAAAAAGTAAGTGAGCATTCGAAATACATGAAAGTTGAGGATAAAGCAGAACATTCATCGAAAGAAATCTGTAATAAAGCAAGTAAAGATTCAAGATTAGAAAAATTTGCAGATGATACAAAAAGATATTCAAGGGGTGAAAAAATTCCAGAAAGGTCAAAGAGAGAATCAAAATATGAGAGGTCTACGGATAGAGCAAAGAAGGAATCAAAGGAAGAAAACCCTTCAGAAAAATTAAAGACTGAATCTAAAGATTCTACAGATAGAACAAAGAAAACTTCGAAAGAGGGAAAGTCGATGAGTGATCGCAAGTATGAAACAGAAATGAAGGAATCAAAAGAGAAACCTGAGTATAAAATGAGGGGAGACTCAAAAGAAGAAAGATCAAAAAGTTCTTCCAAAAGGTCTACAGAGAGAGCTAAGGAGGGTTCAAACGAAGGAAAAGCTGCTGAAAAAACAAAGACTGATTCAAGAGAATCTATGGAGATACCAAAGAAGGGTCCAAAAGAagagaaattttatgaaaaatctaAAAGAAACTCAACAGAAACATTTGATGACAAACGTAAAAGAGACTCAACAGACGAAAAAAGTGGCGAAAAAATTAAGGGTGAATCAAAAGACTATACACATAGGACAAATAAAGGTTCAAATGAGGCAAAATCAACGCGCCTTTCAAGATATGATAAATCTATAGAGCGCTCAAAGAAGGACTCAAAGGACGAAAAATCTgagataaatgtaaataaagcttCAAATCAGAAAAGATCATCTGCAGAAGCTAAGATTGAATCAAAGCATGAAAAGTCCGCGGATAGATCCAGGAAAGATTTAAAGGAGGAAAAAGTAAGGGGTGATTCTATAGATCGCTCAAAGAAGGACGAAAAATCTGAGATATATGCAACTAAAGTTTCAAATGAGGAAAAAACATCAGAAGAAGCTAAGATTGAATCAAAACATGAAAAGTTCGCCGAAAGATCCAGGAGAGTTTCAAAGGAGGAAAAAGGAAAGGGTGTTTCGAAAGGGGAAAAAACTTCAGCGTCAACAAGAGTTGATTATAAAGAGTCAAAAAATTCGGAACAATCAAAGAGTGATTCAAAACTTGAAAAATCTACagacaaagaaaagaaagactCAAAAAGTAAGGAATCTGAAACAAAGGCAACAATTATTTCGAAGGAAGATAAACCTACAGATAAAACAATTGAAGATTTAGAAAAAATCCAAGAGGTAAAAGCAAAGTCAGAAGATGACAAAATTACCGATTATCGGCTGTTAAAATGGAAAACTGAGAAATATACACGGAAAACGAAATCTACTACAGATACTACGACAGTGTCAGAAAGTGAACTGAACGTTGAAAAGGAATCTAAAAATGGGACTTGTGAAGCAAAGCAATCTAACGTACTAACTCTAACGGAAACCGAAACAGGCGATAAGAAAACTATAGGGCAGAATTCGGCACTCTCTGAAGAGTTAAACATGGAATCAAATACAGACTCCACCGAACCTGAAACTACTGAAAATTGCGAAGAAGAGAGCGAAAGCAGGTTAATAGATTCCACTGTTGAGAGTCGAAAAGAAGATGTAGAAGTGATAAAAGAAAAGGGCGATGCGAACGATAATGTAAATACTAGTCAAGTTGAGCAGAACGATAATAAAGGTTACGCAATGAGTGAAAACGTCGATAACACTCGAAACGAGCGCTGCGAATCTCAAAAACCCAACGAAAGCAAGCTTGAATATCaagttaataaagaaacaaaagaaactACTCTTAGTACAAAGAAAGCTGGAAAGGAAACAGCTATTAGCGGAAGCACTGAGAAAGCTGAAGGAATAACAGCTGCTACTGAAAACACTGATAAATCTAAGGAAGATGGATTTGTTACAAATAGCGCTAGCGAAAAATATGTTTCGAGAAGAGGAAAGTTCTATAAAACACGAGAGAAAAAAGCGGAGATTAAAAACGAAGAAGTGTCTGCTGAAAAAGAGGGACCGGAAGCTAAAACTGAGACCAAAAACGAAGACGCGTTTGCTGAAAAGGGTCCAGAAGCTAAAACAGTTGCAGAAAATTCAGAAGGTACagttgaaaagaaagttgaaaaagaaaaggaacAAAAAAGCTCACAAAAGCAAGAAGAGAACAAAACCGAAATTGTAGAAAACAATGATGTAGGTAAATGGGAAATTACAAATGTTGCCGAAAGCGTCCAAAAGGTCTTGCAAGCAACAAAAATTGACGAAAATGCAACGAAAAAACGAGCTAAATCCCGAAGAGTTGCTGAAACCACGCACAAACAAGAGATTACGAATGCGGAAGTTGAAGTAGAggaagaaataacaaaaaatcaacGAAAGAAAACTGATATTACAATAGAGAATAAAAATGTAGCTGAATCCACAGATGgcaaagcagcaacaaaaattgtGGGTAGTGCGGATAAATTAGGAAATCCAAATGATACCCAAACGGTCGACGAAAGTGCAAACgagaatttaaataaagaagtcATAGTAGAAGACGCAGCGCTGAATGCCGACGAAATTAAACATGACCAAGCTAAAGTCAATGCAAAAACTCAAACAGCAGATGAAAATGCAAATAAGAATGTCAATGCTCAATCTGTTAACACGACGGAGAAAAATGATTCAAGTCAAACTCATGGAGATAATAACGTAGCAAATATGGACGCAAAGACAGAGCCCAAAGGCGATACAGAAAATACAGATCAATCAAGTAAGCAAGAGTTTTCTACGCAACAAACACCAACAACGAAGGAGAAATGTGCTGTGGAAAGTGAGAAGGAATCAGCAACTGGAAGTGGCGGCAGCAGAACCACGAAACATAATCGTATACGCCATAATgcagatataaaaataatttctcaatCGCCACAACTGCAGTCGGCTGACGAGGACGAGCATGAGGGCGCGACACGTCGTTCAATGCGCACGCGCGCAGCCGATCATTCGCCTAGCATTAAAAAcg AAACTCACAAGAAAGGCGCTAAAGCTACTGCAAATCAAACGCCAATTTCGGCAAATGCTACACAAAAACTGCAAAAAGAGCAACCGAATAGCAGTCGAAATGCAACAGCGACGCAAACCACGAATTTGACACGCAAGCGCATGCGTGATCTCACGCCAAACACATTAGACGAAAATAACG AACAAGAAAAGTCGctgagcaaaaaattaaaatgggaGTCGGTACGAAAATCTT CACGCATACATCACGATGACGTCGACACCAGCGAAGGTGAACCTGATGCCGCTGCGCTTGCCCAACGAGGCGTCAAATCCTTTAGCGCAAAGGAAAGTCCAGCAAGCATAAGCGCACAAGAGAAGCAAAGCAAATCAACGAAAAGTAGCAAGAGTACACACGAGAGTGCAACCAATGTGGCAACAAAGCATAGCACTGCCTCCGAAAATAAGCAATCGTTAACCGGCGATAACCTAAAAACTTCTAAAACACGCGAAAAATCAATGAACACCAGTCATAGCGATAATAAAACTCACACACCGGAAATGAAACGTAAACAGGAACATGAAAAGTTACCAACCACAACAACATCGACCGAGCCGGGTAAGAAGCGTAGAGCTGAACTGGAAAATACACAACAGTCAGTCAAGAAGTTAGCACGTGCAAATGATGAgaccacacaacaacaaaagaacaacACAAGCACAACAGAAACAAGAACGTCTAAAAGCGCAGTTAAACAAGTAGCATCCACACCGACTGGCACCCCTACGGCTGCAACACGTATCGATACAAAAGCTGATCATGCGCACGGGTCAACGGCAACAGAAGACACTGATCCGTTGCAATTGCCGGTGAAACGCTTTAAACGATTACAAGCCATCGATGGTTATGATACAGTAAATATAAGTGAGGAGCGCAAAGAAAGTAGGGCAGAAGAGTTAGACCACAAAAATGTAACATCAAAACGTAAATCATTGCGGGCGGCAGGGCCAACTGATAGCACCAAAACGGCTGAAACACCACATAAGTCAACACCAAAACaacaaattcaacaacaacaacaacagcaacaaaaacatcaacagctgcagcaacaacagaaaCAGCATCCGCCTcagcaacaaaataaacaacaacagcagcaacaaagagCTGTGCCAGCGAAACAAGTAGAAGCCACTACTGTGTCGCTTAAGGACAGGAAGATTTTTGTACCCAACCGGACCGGCGAAGATGCAATGAGTACCGATAAAGGCAGTTCAAGCAAATCACCCACAAAATCACCTGGTTCTAAGGTAATCACTTTCAAAGAGTGGTTAGAGCAACAGAAGAAAAATACCTCTGAAGACGGTGGTGAAGAAGTGCTCTTTGAGCCCGATGAAAGTGCCATACGTATGGATAATATTGCGACTGCCACAACGACGGAGCCGAACCGCGGCAATCTAAGCGCCAGCGAAGTAAGGAATGTTGCCGAGCAGAAACCAAATGAGGCAGCAGTGGTGCAAACCGCAGATGCAGTGGTGAGCGCGAGTAAAAGTCCAACGAAGAAAACGAATGTACGTGATGCCAATAAAAGAAAGAGGCAGACAGAGGCGGTGTCTAACGAAACGAAAGGTGTTGCAATTGAATTGCCCAAGCAGACGCCACCCGCTGCAAAGTATGGGCGCATTGAAAAAGTGGTCACACCAGCAGCAGCGCAGTTTAAACGGCCATCATTGCCGCAAAGAGTGTCACGTCTGACACCATCGCGCTTCAACAATCGTCCCACAACACAGGCCGATGGTCGCGCAGGCGTACACGGCACACATCAACGTCCACGG AAATTAACGGTACAACAGTTCGACACTAAAATCAAATTGCGTAAATTGCGTGTGCGCATTAATCGTTCCACCGTTGCagcatatttcaaaaatttgaatttaaaggTTAAAAAGCAAG CTGTTGAGAATCCGGTTATCACATCATCGCATTCAGGGACCGACATTAGATTGTCAGAAAGCGAAGCCAAACCTACAGAGCCTTCGCAAAAACGTAGCTCTCAAAAGGATCCACTTGCTCCGGCTAAGAAACGCATAGTCAGCCAgcctacaacagcaacaaccccATTACAATTGCCTACACTAACGGCGCGCCCAAACGTTATTTGTGCGGCAGAGAGCAACGATGCGTTGAAATCTTCACCGGCAGCTATGCCAGCATTAACGAAGGTGCCGCCCAGCGTGGAGCAAAAATCTCCAACAAAAT CTCAAGAAAACACAGATGCTTCCCAAACTGAAGCAGCAGATCAGCAATTTGGCAGCACAGAAGAGCTATCTCTGTTAACTCCAATGAAATGTGTCACAGTACCACAATCGACGAACAACAGTTCACGttcacagcagcaacaacaacaacaacaacaaattgcttcAACAGGCGCAGAAGTTATGCGTGAGAAACGCTCAAGCACGACAAGCAGTTCTGATGCAAGCGTCACACAACGATCGCAATCGACTGGCAAGCaaaccaacagcagcagcagctccACAATCACCGCCGCTAGTACTGCAAGTATAGCAAACGATACACAATTACCATTCACACCGGTAGTGCCTAAAGAAGAGGTAGTAGATGAGCACACAACGCCCGCCCAACAAGCAGCTGGTGGTATTACGTCGGGCGCTAGCGCAGACAACGCGCCCACCACGAATTCCTTAGCTTCGCGTACACTGGCTATAGCAGCCGCCACCAATTCGGCACTCAATCAAACGCCTACAAATGATCCAAGCGGTTATTATGGACTGACGCCGACACAGTTGGATTCAAATGGCACGCGTTTGTATTCCTTCCTGCATCCAGCTAAGTACAATCGTAATCACGGCTGCGTATTACTCGACTACTGTTGTCCAAATCTAGACGGCCCAATGCCTGCTATTGATCCGACACGTATACACGCGCAAGTGCAGGCTGGCGTACGCGAACTACCCGCTTACATAGTGATGTCAACGAAACTTATAACACGCGCCGATTTGGAGGCCAACAAGAATGTTATACCGGCTTCCATCCGGCAAAAGGTTGAAAAAATCACTGCTGATGCTACGAATACGCCGACAAATCAAACGTCTGTGCCGACGATGGCAAGTGGTGCACCGAATACAGTTGTAGCAAAGGTTACACCGGTGGCACCACCTGTGCCCGTTAGCAAGCCCACAACATCAACAACTGCACTAACGCCAACCATAACGGCATTGCAAAAACATTTGCCCTCAACCACGGTCATTACACCGAAATTGATGCCATCGACATCTACACTCACAGTGGCCACACTAGCAAATGCAACATCTCAATTACCGACGGTATCGGATTATCAGCGTTCTTTGTTGCGCACCAGCATACGTCAGTTCGATGCACGTCTCAAAAAATACTATTATCGCATTGCAATGCTTTCTTTTTCCGAACGACAAACGATTATTGACAGCATGATCAACTCAACAACGCTGACACCCAAAGATGTCGACTGTGCTGTGCGTTTGATTGACGAGTATGCTGCACAAATCGATAGAGCGACAACTACCAGTACGACCAATGTAACTTCGCCAGCAATACAATCAGTATCAAAATCTATAACAACACAAACCACCAACACTGTGGTGCGCACCACAACAATACAGCAACAGTCACAGAAATCGAATTTGCAAAGTTCTAAAACTCAAGTTGCCGTCCTAGATAAGGACAATAGTTTATTGGGTTATCAGCTGGCAGCTTCACCAATGCCGATGAACAAATCATCAATATCTACAAGGTCTAGTATAATGTCGACGTCGATAACAGGCAGCATGAACACATCATTGCCAACTGTTACGACTACGTCGAGCATTGTTTTACCCACACTGAAGGCTACACAGGCCTCACCAAGAATTTTTTACACTAAACCTCCAATGCAGACGTCTACACCGATTGCAACAACTACTAGTAACGCTAACACACCGCTTAACGATGGTAAAATCACATCGCTGAGAAGTACACCACGAATGGGGCGAGAGTTGACAATACGTCAG attCCACAAAAACTCAATTCAGTGTCGGTGTCGTCCCCAACGGCAACAGGAACTCTACCAACGCGCCGTTTGCCAACATTGACACGTAATCCACATCTGACAGCAGGCAGTTCGGCTGAAAAGAGCATATCCGAAACGATTACAACGCGTTCGGCTGTCACCATTTCAACTGCACCGAAGCGCATGACACGCGCCACCGCAGCGGCCAAAGTGGTTGTGATAACACAGAATACTGATGGCAATAGTGCACCGCAAGATGAATGTATACTGCCGGACGGGCATGAAAATACTGAAATTAAACGTGAGAAGGTCGATGATGATTTCGTTGGtggtaattaa